Genomic segment of Myxococcales bacterium:
GACCCACAGCTTGGAAGGCTGTTGCTCTAGCCAACTGAGCTACTCCCGCGCAATCGCAACGAAATCCAGGAGGTCATCACCGCGGCTGATTTCCGGTCGCCACGTCCCTCCAGGCGCTTCTATTTCAATTGGCGAGAGGTGGATTCGAACCACCGTAGGCTGCCGCCAGCGGATTTACAGTCCGCCCCCTTTGGCCACTCGGGTATCTCGCCAAGGTCTTGCTGCGTTCGAAAGAGCAATCCTCTCAAAAGCTGGCGAAGGGACTTGAACCCACAACCTGCGCATTACAAGTGCGCTGCTCTACCGATTGAGCTACGCCAGCATACAGGTCTCGTCCCTCGCGCCTTCGAGGGGCTGAAATTATAGGCAAGTCCAATTTTGTGTCAAGGCCTTTTCTCGAAAAATCTTTCCTACCGGCCCCGCCCAAAATGACGGTCCTGCCTACGCATTCGCATGATGTCGTGGGGAATCCCCCTCGCTACTCCGGTCATCATTACCCAAACCGGAATGGATTTCAACGGGGGTGTCGGTGAAACCGACCCGGATCAAATGATCGTCTAGAGGAAAACCTCCAAAACGAAAAAGAGAGCCACTAATAGAAGGAAAGAAGCGAGGTTGGCCAGAACCAGCCGCCGGCCGGGAAAGAGATGACTCCACGGATCGGACACGAAACGAAGCAGAATTCCTTTGTCTTTCCGAATCAGTAGGAAATTCAGCGCTAGAAGAATCAGCAACGCCGGCAGCCAATAGGGAACACCGAATAATTGAAAAACCATCTTGGGTTCATAACTGAAAAACTCAGGTAAGCCAATGTAAAATAAGGAAAAAACGGCTCGGTTGGCGGCATATCCGAATAAAAGAAAGGAAAAACTGACGAACTCCAGCCAAACGGCGAGGCGGAAATAGGCCTGATATTCGGCCTTGTTGACCGGCATTTCAGATCCCCTGTCTGAGGCGATCGGCCAAAATATCGCCGTAGGGCAATTTCGCGACTTTGGCCGCGGCGGCTTCGACGTCATAGGGCGCGCGCCGCAATTCCACCCGGTCGTCATCAATCATTAAATAGGGAGCGCCCGGTTCGCCGTCGCGCGGCTGGCCGCTTCCGCCGGGGTTGATCAGGTATCGGTTTTCCTCACGCAGACGAAACCGTTTTTCGGAGAGCGTGGAAACGATCGTGCCGTCCAGCCGATAGACCGCACGCCGATGGGTATGACCGAACAACACCGTCCGCGGCGCCTGCAGCTTCTCCATCAGGAAAAAATTGGCCTGGATGACCATTTGGCTCATCAGGTATTCGTCGCGGTTGCGTAAAGATCCGTGCACGGCCCAGATGTCCTCGGTCAATTTTCCCTGGGTCGGCAACTCGGCCAGCCATTTCTTGCTTTCGGGACGCAACTGGCCGCGGGTCCAAAAAATCCGGTCGGTCGCCAGAGGATTGAAATCGAGCGGCTCCTCGACGCCACTGGCTACCGCATCGTGGTTTCCCTGAATGCACAAACCGTTCAAACCGCGAAAACGGTCGATACATTCCTGCGGCTCGGCGTAATAGCCGACCAGATCGCCCAGGCTGACGTAGCGATCGATTTCCAGATTGCCGACATCGGCCAGAATCCCTTCCAGCGCCTCGTAATTGGCATGAATATCGGAGACGACGACGAATCTCATTCGGTTGCGGCTCCATTATCGCCCAGGAATCGCGCCATCAGCAGCGCATCGTTCCGCGGTCCATAGTAACCACGCAATCGCTGGATCATAATATAACCGAGCTTTTTATAAAGGGCGCCCGCTTCCCGGTTGTTCACCGCCACGTGAAGGAAAACGAGTTCGGCGCCGTGGGCAAGCAGTTTTTCCTGCGCCGCTTCCAGCAGCGCCGTCCCGATCCCCTGCCGCCGCCGTTGCGGTTCGATATCCAGCGTCACGATCAACCCTTCGGAATCGCCTGCCTCGTGGTCGGCCACCACGAAGCCGGCCATGCCGTCCGCGCCGGCGGCGATCAGCTTCACGGCGGCTTTTTCAAAAAGTTCGGCCATGGTTTCGCGGGAAAAGGCGATGTCGGGCGGAAAGCAGATCTGGTCGAGTTGCCAACAGGCTTCGACATCTTCCGGCGTACCCGGACGGAGGCGGATCTTCATCGCACCTGCCGGGCGACGAACGCGGCATCGACGACGACTGTCTGGCCGGCGCGCTCGGGCGCCTCGAACGACAGGTCCGCCAGCACGGCTTCGAGGATCGTTCGCAAGCCGCGCGCGCCCAGTTTGCGGCGCCGGGCCTCGGCGACGATGGCCTGCCGGCCGTCGTCCTCGAGGACCAGCCGGATGTCGTCCGCGGCGAAGAGTTCCTGGTATTCGCGCCAGAGGGCGTCGGGCGGATCGACTAGAATGCGGCCCAGTTCCTCGGTCGTCAGCTCGCTCAGTTCAATCACCACCGGCAAGCGCCCGAGCAACTCGGCGAGCATGCCATATTCTTCCAGGTCCTTGGTTTCGATGCGCCGGCCCGGTCGGGCGTCGTCTTTTTCCAGGAAGCCGACCTCCGCCTTGTAGCGGCCGCGGCCCAGATCGGTGAAGGTCCCGGCGCAGATGAACAGAATGTCGGTCACGTCCACTTGGACGAAATCGTGCTTGCTCCAGTGCTGGGTGACGTTGAGCGGCACGAAGACCTTGTTCGCCTCGAGCAGCTTCAAAATGGCCTGCTGCACGCCCTCGCCGCCGATGTCGCGCTGGCCGGCGCCGGTATTGCCGAAGTGGTTGCGCCGTGAAATCTTGTCGATCTCGTCGACGAAAACGATGCCGTGCTGCGTGGCTTCCAGATCGCCCTCGGTTTTGAAGAGCAACTCGGCGATCATCACCTCGACGTCCTTGCCGTAGTAACCGGCCTCGGTATATTCCGTGGCGTTGACGATCACCAGCGGCAGATCGAGGATGCGCGCCAGTTGCCGGGCCAGGTGCGTTTTGCCGGAACCGGTGGGGCCGATCAGCAGCATGTTGCTCTTGCGCAACAGCGAATTCGGGCCGGATTGAATGCGTCGCCAGTGATGATAAGCCGCCACGGCCACGGCCCGCTTCGCCGTTTCCTGGCCGATGACGTACCGGTCGAGTTCCGCGTAGATTTCGCGCGGCGACAGCGACGGCTTACCGAAAGTGCGTTCGACCATCGGCTATTTGTCCGATTCTTCCTCCAGCAATTCCTCCAACGCCTTTTCGTCGCTCTTGGGCTTGGGCTTCGGCGTGGGAGTGGGCGCCGGTTTTTTCGGTTCCTCGGCCTTCGGATCCTTTTTCGGTTCGGGGGGCGGCGCGGTCGGCTCGGGGGCCGGCGTCGGCGAGGTTTCGAACGAAGGGAGCGCGTTTTCGAGCAGGGAGCCGATGGCTTCCAGCGGGGCGGGCGTCGGTGGTTCCGGCCCCATTTCCTGTTGGATGACCTTGCCGAGGTCATCCGTTTTTTCAGTCGGCATTTGTTTTTCGCCGAACGGCCGCCACTGGTACTGGCGGATGCCGACGGCCAGGATCACCGTCGCGACGGCCAGCACCAACAGCAGGCGCCAGGCCACGGCCAACGGCAGATTACGGGGCATCAGAGCCATTCGCTTCGTCCTCTTCGTCCGCGAAAGACAGCAACAGATTCATCTGGCGATTGGCGACCGAAGGCCGATCCGTTTCGGCCTCGCGCCGCAGCGGCTCACGCTCGGCCTGCCGCGCCAACCGCGCCATTTCCTTGAAAATGCTCGAACCCTTGACCATCGCCAGGGCTTGAAAAACGGTGCCCTGGGCGCGCTCGTCGTACTTCACGCCGGCCAGCGCTTCGGCCAGGATGTCTTCCAGGTAGACAACCCGGATCCCGAGAAGTTTCAGTTCCTCCTCGGCTTCGCAGGCCAGGGACGGGCTGCGCATCGAATAAAACAGCACTTTCTCCGGCACGCCGGAGAGGCGGAATTGCCGGGCGGCCTTTTCGAGCCGTTCCGTCGCGAAAGCCCGTTCGAGCAGTTTGCGGTCGCTCTGGAGATGACTGCGGATCAGGCTCGGCGTCAAGTAGGCGCCGACATGCCACCAACCGCGCACGACGCCGAACACGGCGGACTCGTCGCGGTTCGCGTTGATCCGCACGCCGAACGCGTCAATGGCGACCGAGCCGTCGAGCGCCACATCGACCGAGGCCAGGTAACCCTGCTGCTCCAG
This window contains:
- a CDS encoding GNAT family N-acetyltransferase; this translates as MKIRLRPGTPEDVEACWQLDQICFPPDIAFSRETMAELFEKAAVKLIAAGADGMAGFVVADHEAGDSEGLIVTLDIEPQRRRQGIGTALLEAAQEKLLAHGAELVFLHVAVNNREAGALYKKLGYIMIQRLRGYYGPRNDALLMARFLGDNGAATE
- a CDS encoding AAA domain-containing protein, which codes for MVERTFGKPSLSPREIYAELDRYVIGQETAKRAVAVAAYHHWRRIQSGPNSLLRKSNMLLIGPTGSGKTHLARQLARILDLPLVIVNATEYTEAGYYGKDVEVMIAELLFKTEGDLEATQHGIVFVDEIDKISRRNHFGNTGAGQRDIGGEGVQQAILKLLEANKVFVPLNVTQHWSKHDFVQVDVTDILFICAGTFTDLGRGRYKAEVGFLEKDDARPGRRIETKDLEEYGMLAELLGRLPVVIELSELTTEELGRILVDPPDALWREYQELFAADDIRLVLEDDGRQAIVAEARRRKLGARGLRTILEAVLADLSFEAPERAGQTVVVDAAFVARQVR
- a CDS encoding metallophosphoesterase family protein gives rise to the protein MRFVVVSDIHANYEALEGILADVGNLEIDRYVSLGDLVGYYAEPQECIDRFRGLNGLCIQGNHDAVASGVEEPLDFNPLATDRIFWTRGQLRPESKKWLAELPTQGKLTEDIWAVHGSLRNRDEYLMSQMVIQANFFLMEKLQAPRTVLFGHTHRRAVYRLDGTIVSTLSEKRFRLREENRYLINPGGSGQPRDGEPGAPYLMIDDDRVELRRAPYDVEAAAAKVAKLPYGDILADRLRQGI